In Primulina eburnea isolate SZY01 chromosome 5, ASM2296580v1, whole genome shotgun sequence, a single window of DNA contains:
- the LOC140832856 gene encoding uncharacterized protein isoform X1: MAALSNPFVISKTRDALRLSSGSSLKSRDQCAGHNYLAFSLKGTSKSLSRKRMLTVQASYGDGGRQSGASAFVGGFVLGGLIVGTLGCVYAPQISKAFTGTDKKDLMKKLPKFIYDEEKALEKQRKKLAEKIEQLNSAIDNVSNQLRSDEPPNGSVVSSDDIEAII; this comes from the exons ATGGCTGCTTTGTCCAATCCGTTCGTGATTTCTAAAACTCGTGATGCTCTGCGTTTATCGTCCG GTTCTTCTCTGAAGTCACGAGACCAATGTGCAGGCCACAACTACTTGGCTTTTAGTTTGAAGGGCACTAGCAAATCATTATCCCGGAAAAGGATGCTCACTGTTCAAGCAAGTTATGG TGATGGTGGAAGGCAAAGTGGTGCAAGCGCCTTTGTTGGTGGATTTGTTTTAGGGGGATTAATTGTTGGCACTCTTGGTTGTGTCTACGCACCTCAG ATCAGCAAGGCTTTTACTGGTACTGATAAAAAGGATCTCATGAAAAAGTTGCCCAAATTTATATATGACGAAGAAAAAGCTTTGGAG AAACAACGCAAGAAACTGGCTGAGAAGATCGAACAGCTCAATTCTGCTATAGATAATGTATCCAATCAGTTACGATCAGACGAACCGCCGAATGGATCCGTAGTGAGTTCAGACGACATCGAAGCTATTATCTAA
- the LOC140832856 gene encoding uncharacterized protein isoform X2: protein MAALSNPFVISKTRDALRLSSGHNYLAFSLKGTSKSLSRKRMLTVQASYGDGGRQSGASAFVGGFVLGGLIVGTLGCVYAPQISKAFTGTDKKDLMKKLPKFIYDEEKALEKQRKKLAEKIEQLNSAIDNVSNQLRSDEPPNGSVVSSDDIEAII from the exons ATGGCTGCTTTGTCCAATCCGTTCGTGATTTCTAAAACTCGTGATGCTCTGCGTTTATCGTCCG GCCACAACTACTTGGCTTTTAGTTTGAAGGGCACTAGCAAATCATTATCCCGGAAAAGGATGCTCACTGTTCAAGCAAGTTATGG TGATGGTGGAAGGCAAAGTGGTGCAAGCGCCTTTGTTGGTGGATTTGTTTTAGGGGGATTAATTGTTGGCACTCTTGGTTGTGTCTACGCACCTCAG ATCAGCAAGGCTTTTACTGGTACTGATAAAAAGGATCTCATGAAAAAGTTGCCCAAATTTATATATGACGAAGAAAAAGCTTTGGAG AAACAACGCAAGAAACTGGCTGAGAAGATCGAACAGCTCAATTCTGCTATAGATAATGTATCCAATCAGTTACGATCAGACGAACCGCCGAATGGATCCGTAGTGAGTTCAGACGACATCGAAGCTATTATCTAA